The Paenibacillus sp. RC334 nucleotide sequence GGCCGCCCAGGAGTTCGATATTCCGAAAAGCTATGGAAGCTACGAGGAATTGTTGGTTGATCCTGAAATCGGGGCGGTGTACATCCCGTTGCCGAACCATCTGCATGAAGAGTGGACGATCCGGGCCGCGGAAGCGGGGAAGCACGTTTTGTGCGAAAAACCATCCTCTCTTAGCTCAGCCGGGACAAGCCGCATGATTGAAGCCTGTAAAAGTGCAGGAGTCATTTTTGCAGAAGCTTTTATGTATCGCTATCATCCGAAGCATCGAAGAATTAAGGAAATTATCAATAGCGGGGAAATTGGCGACATTCGCGGCATGCATTGCACATTTACGTTTAACAATGCCGATCAGGCAGATAATGTACGCTTCAATAAAAGCATGGGCGGTGGATCGTTGTACGATGCAGGCGTATATCCGATTTCGGCGGCCCGTATGTATTTGGATCGGGAGCCGGAGGCGGTGACAGTACATGCTTTATTTTCACCAGAGCATGACAATGTGGATATGATGGCATCCGGCCTGCTGGAATTTCCGGGCGGGGTGAACCTTACCTTCGATTGTGGCATGTGGGCAGCAAACCGTTCCAATATGGAGGTTCTGGGTAGCAAAGGGACGATTGCGATGCCTAAAATGTTCGGCTGGGAAAGATCATCTGTCGTCCCGCAAATTTTCGTCCATGTCGGTTCGGTTACACGCGAGGAAAGACTTAAAGGTTACAATTCCTTTGAGCTACAAGCGGATGCTTTTGCCAAAGCGGTGCTTGACGGTGTTCCGTTGCCGTATGAACCCGAAGACGCGGTAAGCAATATGAAGGTGATCGACGCTTGTATCGAGTCGTCCCGCAGCCGGAAACGGGTAGAGATCGGATATACCGGATAAACAGTCCTCAGAAAGCGTAAAAAAGCAGCCTGTCACAGGGACAAGCTGCTTTTTTAGATGAACGAATACATACGCTACAGGTAAGTGTAAATTATTAAACAAATTACATATGTTAAACGTAATCTTTGACATAACATTTGGCGGCTGTGGCAGGCTAATTGGACGTACTGTATTCTAGGACCGCCGTCGCGACTCGATCAGTATGAGAGACAAGAAGAGAAGGAAGGAAAGGTCATGGAGGAGATTCAAGTATCCCAGGAAGAGATGCGAGCGTATCTGCTCGCCTATCAAGGATTGACGTCACTGAAGCCCCTGGCGGACGAAGTGGTTATTGTCGATTTTATCAAAAAAGTAGGGTGTATCCAATATGATCCTCTTAACATGGTCGGCCGTAATCCGGATCTTATGCTGCAATCCCGATTTAGCAATTACGATCCTGTGATACTGGAACATCTGTTGTACGGCAAACAAAAATTGATTGATGGCTGGGATAAAATGATGTCGATCTATTCGGTAGAAGACTGGCCATTTTTCCAAAGACTCAGGGCTAGTAAGGTGAGAGAGATGGAAGGAATATTGGCATATCGACAGTCGCTGGAAGCTATTCAATATGTGGACGAGGTCAAAATGTTTATAGAGAGTCACGGTCCCGCCTCACCTCTGAAGTTGGATTTAGGAAATGCGAAGAATGGACGATGGGGGCATGGCAAACTGTCCAGCGCAGCGATGGATTACATGTGGAACGCAGGAACTTTATCGGTTAAAGAGAAAAAAACACCCAGAAAATATACGATTTAACCGAGAAGCTTTTGCCCAAAGAAATTCTGGACCAAATAGATCCGTTCGAGAATGATCATGATTTTTATAAATGGTATTTCAAGAGAAGGATTGGAGGTATTGGAGCCTATTGGGATCGGAACGGAGGAGGCTGGCTGGGCCATTTCGTCTCGGATAAGCCTTTGAGAACTAAAATTTTACACGAATTGTTTGAAGAGGGTGAACTGAGCAAGGTCAAGGTGGCAGGTATAAAGGAAACTTTTTATATGAAAACTGAGGATGTTACATTTTACAACCATATGAAATCGGATTTTAACAAGACGGTCCATTTCCTTGCTCCGCTCGACAATCTGTTATGGGATCGGAAATTAATCAAAGATCTCTTTCATTTCGAATATAGCTGGGAAGTATACAGGCCAGTCTCCATGCGAAAATACGGGTACTATGTTCTTCCTGTTCTTTATGGAAATCAACTTGTCGCCCGATTTGAACCGGATATGCATCGGGGGACCGAGCCATTGCGGATCAAGAATTGGTGGTGGGAGGAAGGGTATGAGGTAACGGACGCGGTGGTAGAATCGGTAAGAGAAGCCTTGCAGGCGTTCTGTTCTTATTTAAAGGCGGACGGGTTATCCCAGGATTCCAGCCTCAAGATTATCCAATAACTGGGTTATATGCCCTACCAGTTCTTCCGTACAGAAAGCAATGTCTTGAAGCTCTCTTTGGTGCAGGACTAGAGACACGTTGGAGTAATGTTAAGAAAATCTTATCATTGCCGTACCCTCTGAGCGGGTGCGGGCGTTTCTGTTGGGCGACATTATTCGAGGAAATGCTTGAAAGGGAGTGCTCTATAGTTGATTCCACCTTCTATCGAGTACTCTGCATCGCTCATGTTTTGGTCTAGGGACTTTGTAAAAACTAGATAATGACACAGTGAATTGAGAATGGAAAAATAATATCAAATTCACTTGAGGTGTTCTAAGTATAGGCTGAAGGTTGGATTTAGTGGCGCATTAATCGCTTCTTTATACTTTTCTATACCCGCTCACAGGACTGGGCAATCAGCAGAGACTTTTATTCCCAGCCTAGAATGTGATATAAAAAGAATAGTGTGTTAAGGAGGGAATAACCGATGGATGAACATATGAAGCGTCGTCTGGAAAAGCAAAAGCAGTTGTTTAAGCAACTGGGGATTCAGCTGGACGCGCTCTCCATTCATGAAAAACAGTTTAAAAATAAAATGCGTGGCTATGATCCTGATGAGGTGGACGCCTTTCTGGATGAAGTGATAAAGGATTATGAACGCTTCTATGCGAACATAGCCGATCTGATGGACAAGTGGCAGGAGCAGCAGGCAACCATACGTGATTTGAAAAACGCACCCAAGCCTGCCGCCGATTATAACGCACTTGACCGACGCCAACTGGAGGACATCGTTAAGCAACTGGAGTATAGCGTCCGCCAGCTAAAGGTGCGAGTACGCCCTGAAAATGACTATTTTCCGGAGTAAGGCGCAGTAAGCGCTGTGTCGGTGCCTCTCATTGTGGTATGATGGGACTATGCATGTGTACACAAACATTTAATGAGGCACACATATAAAGGTGGTTAACATGAGTACCCATTTTTCCGTTAGTATCCATTGTCTGCTTCTTCTGGCTGAAGGAGCGCCGGAGCGGATGACTTCGACACTTGTCGCTTCCAGTATCAATACGAATCCGGTGGTTGTGAGAAGAATCATGAGCCGACTCAAGCAAGCCGGTCTGGTTGATTCCTCACCAGGAGCACGCGGCTTTCGTCTGAGCATGTCCAGTTCCAATATTAATCTTAAAATGATATATGAAGCGACCAAAGACGACGGCCCGCTGTTCGCTATCCATGGTGACAGCAATCATAATTGCGAGGTAGGCAAGAACATCGACGCTTTGCTGGACGGATTATATACCTTGGCAGAGCAGAAAATACAAGCGTTTTTCGAGACAGTAACGCTGCGGGATCTGGAGCAGGCGCTTCAGCAGCGGGTTGGGCAGCAGAGTTCATCCGTGTAAAGACGCCGGTAAGGAGAATTGCAATGAAAATCATCGTACTTTCAGATACTCATATGCCGCACCGAGGCAAAGCGCTTCCTGGTCGGCTTGTACAGGAGCTCAAAGGCAGCGACCTCATTCTCCATGCCGGAGACTGGACGGACTGGTTCGTATTTGAAAGGCTGTCCGAATTTGCACCTGTGCAAGGGATTGCCGGAAACAATGATGGAGTAGACATCGTAGAGCGTCTGGGCTATCAAAGAATCGTTGAAGTCGAGGGTAAACGGATCGGTATGGTTCACGGTCACGGCTGGCGCGGCTCGACAGAGAATATCGCGTTGAATACGTTTAAGGGAGAAACACTGGATTGCCTGATTTACGGACATTCGCATATTCCGGTTGTCAAAAAGTTGGACGGCCTGCTTGTCCTCAATCCCGGATCTCCGACAGACAAGCGCGGCGAGGACGAATATTCATTTATCGTGCTGACGATTGAAGCCGGGCAGATGGAAGCACAGCTTGTACTTTATCCAGATAAGCATGAATAAACCAACAACCGTTGATTAAAGGGGAAGCTATGGCTATTTTTGAATTGGAACCGATGAAGCATCATGTGTTGATCTGTAATGGAGGCACGTGTATGCGGCATGAAGGTGAAGAAGTTACACAAGCAATTCGGGATGAAATCCGTGAACAAAACGCAGAAGCTTATATTCATACGACCAGAACTCGTTGTAATGGCCGTTGTCACGATGCTGCGGTTGTTATCGTATACCCTCAAGGGGACTGGTATGGTCAGATGACGCCTGCTGCGGGCACAGAACTGGTGCAGAAGCTTGTTGCAGGAGAGAAGCTGAAACCACATCTTTTTCATGAGTGTACAGGGGAATCCAGTTCACAATAATTCAACAATAAACTATAAACAAGAACGTGAGTAGAGAAAATCTTTGCGGAGATTTTCTTTTTTTGCGTTTAATCCCTGACCTGAAAGGTAAAAGTATACTGTGGACACCAATCCGATAGGGAGGGAAGCGAAAATCGGGATCACCCTGAGCAGTATCCGAAGGAGCAGGAGAGCTTGTTCGACCGATTTGAAAGTGAACAGACGGTAGAGGCCATTCCCGTAGAGGATTTAAGATGGAACGTCAGGAGGAAAAAGATAAGGATGTCACCAAGCATACCTCTTCCAGTGAGAAAAAATACAATGCTGGCCCATCATGAATCAAGGAACTGGTAATATTTAAAAAGAAATCTCTTGACTTTAAGACAAATACAATATATATTTAGTTACGAAAAGTAATTAATTTTTCTCAGGAGGTAACAAAAATGGCTAAAGATTTCTTCGCAGCTCTGAAAGAAAGACGCTCCTATTACGGTATTAGCAAAGAACAAGTAATTTCCGACCAACGGATTCAAGAGATTGTAGAGGAAGCTGTTAAATATACACCTACCTCTTTCAACTCCCAAACTTCACGTGCAGTTGTACTGCTCGGAGAGCATCACGACAAATTGTGGAATATTACAGAAAATATTTTGCGCGAAGTTGTAGGCAATGAAGAGCAATTTAAATCTACTGCTGAGAAAATGAACGGCTTCCGTAGCGGCTATGGCACTGTATTGTTCTTTGAAGACAACAATGTAGTGGCTGGTTTGCAACAACAATTTGAAGCTTATGCGGACAACTTCCCAATCTGGTCTAACCAATCCAGCGGTATGCTGCAATTGGTGGTATGGACAGCTCTGGAGCAAGAAGGACTGGGCGCATCCCTTCAGCATTACAATCCTTTGATCGACGAAAAAGTGAAAAATGAATGGAACATTCCTGAGCATTGGAAACTGATTGCTGAATTGCCATTCGGTAAACCGACATTCCAACCAGGTGAAAAAGAATTCCAACCTGTTGAAGAACGCGTAAAAACGTTTAAATAAGCCAGACAATGCAACGACGATTCATGCTCGCCTGATCAAAGCACTGTGGATACCCACAGTGCTTTTTGACATTCCATTTTTAAGGAGTGAGCTTCTGGATATGTACTTTTTTGTGAACGGGATGATTCAGGGGTTAATTCAGGCGGAAGCGGGTGATGCTACGTTTAAATTTGTATGAGAGGGTTACATAGGTGTTATTGATGAGGGAGGAAAAATATATGCCATACGATTGCATTATTGTTGGCGGAGGGATTGCCGGGCTGCAAGCAGCCATTCAATTGGGAAGATATAGCAGCCATCGGGTTCTGGTGATAGATTCGGGCTATGGTCGTTCCACGTTGTGCCATCAGTATCATAATATTTTGGGCTTTCCTGATGGGATTTCAGGTGAGGAGCTGCGACGGCTTGGACGTAATAAGGCCACGAAGCTAGGCACTGAATTTGTTGAAGGTAAGGCGGTGAAAGCTGCCAAGAGAGATGAGCTTTTTGCCATTCAAGTGGAAGAGGGAACGGTGTATTCCTCAAAGACGCTGCTGCTGGCAACGGGGCTGACCGATCGCTTTCCAAAGCTGGAGGGGCTTCTGGCCTGCTTGGGCAATAGCGTGTATGTCTGCCCGGACTGTGACGGATACGAGGTTCAGGATCGCAGTACGGTCGTGATGGGGGCGGGAAAAGCCGGAGCTTCCATGGCTCTGATTTTATCGGCGCGTACCGACCACCTGGTTTATGTAAACCATGAGCGTTCAGAGGTGCCGGACGAGCTGATGATGAAGCTGCGCGAGAAAGGAATAGGATACAAGGAGGAAGCCATTTCCAGGATCATGATCGGGGAACCGGGACATTTTGAAGGAGTTCGGCTGGCTAATGGAGAGGTTGTTCGGGCGGAGCGGGGCTTTTTGGCCTTTGGAGGCAACCAAGTCCATTCAGAGCTGGCCGAGCAGTTGGGCGTGCACTTGCTGGATAACAAGCATATTGAGACTCACCCCCGCAGCAAAATGACCAATGTAGAGAATGTATGGGTAGCCGGAGATTTGGGGGCCCATGCCGAGCAAGCGACTGTCGCGATGGGAGAAGGAGCGATGTCAGCGATCTGGATACACAAAGTATTATCTGGTATGAAAACAAAAGTACCGCAGCTCTAGGAACTGCGGTTTAAAATGGTGGACATATACCTGTGTGAAGATGAAGGCCGAAGCGCTCCAATTGCTCGTTCATGCCATACTTGCGCAAAATTTCCGTTTGTTTGTTGCCGATCAGGTCAAAATGGGGATAGGGCTGACGCTGGTGAATATATTGGGGATCCAATCCATTATTGCTGCACCATAAACGCAACTTGTCCAAATTGGAACACCCCACCTTGGTTACGGTTGTAATACCTGGAAAGCGGTCATCCAGCCAGTAATGCGTCAGAAAAGCAATTTCACCACGACTGACCTCTCTTTTCCAAGCTGAAAGCTCCTGCCGGGTAATGCCAAATGCCATCGGTCTCATCCTTTCTTGGTTCGCTCCGAAATCATGAGCTGCCGGGTAGGCGTACCATTATTTTCACATTATAGCCTGTATTACGATTCCTAAAGGGTAACACAATAACAGAAGACCGTGTATGACGATCTCCTGTTAGCGGTTAGAGCCATCTTTCGGCCCAGCTCTCTACGCCATTCAATGCATCACCGAGCTCCTTACCCTTGCGTGTCAGCGAATACTCGGTACGCACGGGCCGCTCTGTAATGACATTGCGAAGGATCAGGCCGCTATGCTCCAACTCCTTAATACGTTCATTCAGCATACGTTTGCTAAGATCAGGTATGGAAACATGAATCTCACTGAATCGTTTGGGATGTTCCATCAAAGTATGGATGATGAGAGCGGTCCATTTTTTGCTGATGATCTGAAAGGACTGTTCCACCTTGCCGCACAAAAGCTTAGGCTGCCTGTCGTCGCTCATCTGAATCCCCTCAATTTCATTGGTTGTTTTAAACAGTATACTAAAAGTAACTCTGTATACCAATAGTAACTATCTTGGTTTGTGTCAACTGTGACATTTTTAACAGTTTTTCCTCATTCCTTGCGTCAATCATACCACAGAAAACGTTATCATTACAGGAAATATCGAATGTTCACGATTTCGCTAAAATTTGATTGACTTGCCCCTTATTTTGGGTGTATTATAGGTTACGTTAATTCCTCAGGTAACTTTTAATAACCTCATCTTTTATAATGGGAAGAAGGAATAATTTATGGATTCAATGACTTTTGTCTTATTTGGAGCGACAGGGGATTTGGCTAAACGTAAAATCTACCCTGCCTTGTATAATTTGTTTGTAGAAGGTAAAATTCCGGCTTCCTTTTCTGTAATTGGTATGGGGCGTCGTGAAGTGGCTGACGAACAGTTTCAAAGTAACGTAGAACAATCCATTAAGGATTTTTCCAGATACGTGAATAATGACCGTGCACAGATGGATCAGTTCCTGAGCGCTTTCCGCTACAGTGCATTGAACGTCAATCACCCGGAAGATTATAAAAAGCTGTTACAGCTTGCTGAGCAACGTGAAAATGACTTGGGAATTCCGGGGAACCGCATGTTTTACTTATCGGTGGCACCGGAATTTTTTGATGTGATTGCCCTCAACATCCGGGAAAGCGGTTTGGCTGAAACGAAGGGCTGGAAACGGCTTATTATCGAAAAACCATTCGGACATGATCTGGAATCTGCACGTGAGCTGAATGATCGCTTAAGCAGAACGTTTGCTGAGGATGAAATTTATCGTATTGACCATTACCTCGGTAAGCCGATGGTGCAAAACCTGGAAGCCTTGAAATTTGCTAATCCCTTGCTTCAGGGTGTGTGGAACAATCAATACATTGCCAATGTGCAAATTACCGCTTCCGAAACTGTAGGCGTCGAGGAACGCGCAGGATATTATGATCACTCCGGAGCTATTCGGGACATGGTGCAGAATCACATGCTGCAAGTGCTGATGATGGCGGCTATGAATAAGCCGGGACATGTAACGGCAGATCAGGTGCGTGACGAAAAAAGCAAGGTTATGGAGGCGTTGCGTGCGCTCGATCCTTCCGATATTGCTTCCAGCGTGGTGAGAGGCCAATACACGAACGGTGAGATTAACGGAAAAACAGTTCCTTCCTATAAAGAAGAGCCGGACATTGGACCGGACTCACAAAATGATACTTTCATTTCAGCTCGTCTGTGGATTGACAATGAGCAATGGTCAGGTGTGCCGTTCTATATTCGCACAGGCAAACGCATGAAGGAAAAATCTACACGTATCGTCGTGGAATTTAAAAAGGATAGCACAGACCCGTATGCGGCTCAAGGACAGCCTTCCGAGCCGAACTTGCTTACGATTCATGTGAATCCGGATGAAAAGGTAACACTGCGTCTGAACAGTAAGGACCCACTGAATAATGGTCAACTGGAGACGGTGCTGATGAATTACACATCAGAGGCCAAGGATGTACCGGAAGCTTATGAGCGCCTCATCTTTGATGCGCTGCGCGGCGACTCCACCTATTTCGCTCACTGGAATGAAGTTGAGCTTTCATGGATGTGGGTACAGCCAGTGCTGGAAGCTTTTGCTCGCGGCGAAGTTCCGCTTCATACGTATGCGGCAGGCTCCTACGGTCCAGAGGCTTCTGACCAATTGTTGGAGGAACAGGGCT carries:
- a CDS encoding Gfo/Idh/MocA family oxidoreductase, which codes for MGRKLKWGILGTAEIAKIAVIPAIQQSERGEVLGIASRNADKAAEAAQEFDIPKSYGSYEELLVDPEIGAVYIPLPNHLHEEWTIRAAEAGKHVLCEKPSSLSSAGTSRMIEACKSAGVIFAEAFMYRYHPKHRRIKEIINSGEIGDIRGMHCTFTFNNADQADNVRFNKSMGGGSLYDAGVYPISAARMYLDREPEAVTVHALFSPEHDNVDMMASGLLEFPGGVNLTFDCGMWAANRSNMEVLGSKGTIAMPKMFGWERSSVVPQIFVHVGSVTREERLKGYNSFELQADAFAKAVLDGVPLPYEPEDAVSNMKVIDACIESSRSRKRVEIGYTG
- a CDS encoding crosslink repair DNA glycosylase YcaQ family protein, whose protein sequence is MEEIQVSQEEMRAYLLAYQGLTSLKPLADEVVIVDFIKKVGCIQYDPLNMVGRNPDLMLQSRFSNYDPVILEHLLYGKQKLIDGWDKMMSIYSVEDWPFFQRLRASKVREMEGILAYRQSLEAIQYVDEVKMFIESHGPASPLKLDLGNAKNGRWGHGKLSSAAMDYMWNAGTLSVKEKKTPRKYTI
- a CDS encoding crosslink repair DNA glycosylase YcaQ family protein, with protein sequence MPKEILDQIDPFENDHDFYKWYFKRRIGGIGAYWDRNGGGWLGHFVSDKPLRTKILHELFEEGELSKVKVAGIKETFYMKTEDVTFYNHMKSDFNKTVHFLAPLDNLLWDRKLIKDLFHFEYSWEVYRPVSMRKYGYYVLPVLYGNQLVARFEPDMHRGTEPLRIKNWWWEEGYEVTDAVVESVREALQAFCSYLKADGLSQDSSLKIIQ
- a CDS encoding DivIVA domain-containing protein; the protein is MDEHMKRRLEKQKQLFKQLGIQLDALSIHEKQFKNKMRGYDPDEVDAFLDEVIKDYERFYANIADLMDKWQEQQATIRDLKNAPKPAADYNALDRRQLEDIVKQLEYSVRQLKVRVRPENDYFPE
- a CDS encoding Rrf2 family transcriptional regulator; its protein translation is MSTHFSVSIHCLLLLAEGAPERMTSTLVASSINTNPVVVRRIMSRLKQAGLVDSSPGARGFRLSMSSSNINLKMIYEATKDDGPLFAIHGDSNHNCEVGKNIDALLDGLYTLAEQKIQAFFETVTLRDLEQALQQRVGQQSSSV
- a CDS encoding metallophosphoesterase family protein, producing MKIIVLSDTHMPHRGKALPGRLVQELKGSDLILHAGDWTDWFVFERLSEFAPVQGIAGNNDGVDIVERLGYQRIVEVEGKRIGMVHGHGWRGSTENIALNTFKGETLDCLIYGHSHIPVVKKLDGLLVLNPGSPTDKRGEDEYSFIVLTIEAGQMEAQLVLYPDKHE
- a CDS encoding (2Fe-2S) ferredoxin domain-containing protein, with the protein product MAIFELEPMKHHVLICNGGTCMRHEGEEVTQAIRDEIREQNAEAYIHTTRTRCNGRCHDAAVVIVYPQGDWYGQMTPAAGTELVQKLVAGEKLKPHLFHECTGESSSQ
- a CDS encoding nitroreductase family protein, which codes for MAKDFFAALKERRSYYGISKEQVISDQRIQEIVEEAVKYTPTSFNSQTSRAVVLLGEHHDKLWNITENILREVVGNEEQFKSTAEKMNGFRSGYGTVLFFEDNNVVAGLQQQFEAYADNFPIWSNQSSGMLQLVVWTALEQEGLGASLQHYNPLIDEKVKNEWNIPEHWKLIAELPFGKPTFQPGEKEFQPVEERVKTFK
- a CDS encoding NAD(P)/FAD-dependent oxidoreductase, with translation MPYDCIIVGGGIAGLQAAIQLGRYSSHRVLVIDSGYGRSTLCHQYHNILGFPDGISGEELRRLGRNKATKLGTEFVEGKAVKAAKRDELFAIQVEEGTVYSSKTLLLATGLTDRFPKLEGLLACLGNSVYVCPDCDGYEVQDRSTVVMGAGKAGASMALILSARTDHLVYVNHERSEVPDELMMKLREKGIGYKEEAISRIMIGEPGHFEGVRLANGEVVRAERGFLAFGGNQVHSELAEQLGVHLLDNKHIETHPRSKMTNVENVWVAGDLGAHAEQATVAMGEGAMSAIWIHKVLSGMKTKVPQL
- a CDS encoding helix-turn-helix domain-containing protein, with the protein product MSDDRQPKLLCGKVEQSFQIISKKWTALIIHTLMEHPKRFSEIHVSIPDLSKRMLNERIKELEHSGLILRNVITERPVRTEYSLTRKGKELGDALNGVESWAERWL
- the zwf gene encoding glucose-6-phosphate dehydrogenase; its protein translation is MDSMTFVLFGATGDLAKRKIYPALYNLFVEGKIPASFSVIGMGRREVADEQFQSNVEQSIKDFSRYVNNDRAQMDQFLSAFRYSALNVNHPEDYKKLLQLAEQRENDLGIPGNRMFYLSVAPEFFDVIALNIRESGLAETKGWKRLIIEKPFGHDLESARELNDRLSRTFAEDEIYRIDHYLGKPMVQNLEALKFANPLLQGVWNNQYIANVQITASETVGVEERAGYYDHSGAIRDMVQNHMLQVLMMAAMNKPGHVTADQVRDEKSKVMEALRALDPSDIASSVVRGQYTNGEINGKTVPSYKEEPDIGPDSQNDTFISARLWIDNEQWSGVPFYIRTGKRMKEKSTRIVVEFKKDSTDPYAAQGQPSEPNLLTIHVNPDEKVTLRLNSKDPLNNGQLETVLMNYTSEAKDVPEAYERLIFDALRGDSTYFAHWNEVELSWMWVQPVLEAFARGEVPLHTYAAGSYGPEASDQLLEEQGFTWWLDQKSERSEKAVVRS